One segment of Eriocheir sinensis breed Jianghai 21 chromosome 69, ASM2467909v1, whole genome shotgun sequence DNA contains the following:
- the LOC126988306 gene encoding uncharacterized protein LOC126988306, protein MWTSRWAVLCCLLCLAASSSATTSPSPTTTTTSSCSWQDLHEEEFQEMPRQITVRAKDGQDGNMVVTLVQKDSKKDNKMTILSSSPHTLDLFCEQLCGFSLHPDEDHQSTFFSIRRGAPNFTVKAHGNMEWSAEACTETTTLPTTTTTDVTSTTSTASSCSWHDLHEEEFTPMPHQLAVRAKDGRGGNMTVTLVQKDKTTSSYTMTIPPSSPHILDLSCKTDISCAFELSLDEGNTYMQYLVMSGPEKFIVEGHGNIEWSAEACTEVTTLPTTKTTTASSCSWEDLHEEEFTAMPHRITVRAKHGQGGNMTVTLVLQDSTEDKEITIPSSGPHTLDLLCRENHFKCGFKLHPDEDDQSKSFLLREGVQNFTVEGDGNMEWSEPCTETSLESSTVPLTTLLGDNHGVLDGGIDDSDEGLELWVLVLIAAGVVAIVTAICVLIWWKVCRANRYKLVRTASEREAARIRRSMSGRSCETNLT, encoded by the coding sequence ATGTGGACGTCCCGCTGGGCCGTGCTCTGCTGCCTGCTGTGCCTGgcggcctcctcctccgccacgacCTCTCCTTCTCCGACGACGACTACCACCAGCAGCTGCTCCTGGCAAGACCTACACGAGGAAGAGTTTCAGGAAATGCCACGCCAGATCACTGTCAGGGCCAAGGACGGGCAAGACGGCAACATGGTTGTCACACTGGTTCAGAAGGATAGTAAGAAAGACAATAAGATGACCATTTTGTCCTCCAGCCCACACACCCTCGACCTGTTCTGTGAGCAGCTCTGTGGCTTCAGTCTGCACCCAGACGAGGATCACCAGAGCACGTTCTTCTCCATAAGGCGGGGGGCTCCAAACTTTACAGTGAAGGCACACGGGAACATGGAGTGGTCAGCTGAAGCCTGCACGGAGACGACCACGCttccgacgacgacgacgacggatGTGACGTCGACGACGTCTACCGCCAGCAGCTGCTCCTGGCATGATCTACACGAGGAAGAGTTTACACCAATGCCACACCAGCTCGCCGTCAGGGCCAAGGACGGGCGGGGCGGCAACATGACCGTCACACTGGTTCAGAAGGACAAAACCACCAGCTCCTACACCATGACCATCCCGCCCTCCAGCCCACACATCCTCGACCTGTCCTGCAAGACCGACATCTCTTGTGCCTTCGAGCTGAGCCTAGACGAGGGTAACACGTACATGCAGTACCTCGTGATGTCTGGGCCTGAAAAGTTTATAGTGGAGGGACACGGGAACATTGAGTGGTCAGCTGAAGCCTGCACGGAGGTGACCACGCTCCCGACGACAAAGACGACTACCGCCAGCAGCTGCTCCTGGGAAGACCTACACGAGGAAGAGTTCACGGCAATGCCACACCGGATCACCGTCAGGGCCAAGCACGGGCAGGGCGGCAACATGACCGTCACACTGGTCCTGCAGGATAGCACGGAAGACAAAGAGATAACCATTCCGTCCTCCGGCCCGCACACCCTCGACCTGCTCTGTCGCGAAAATCACTTCAAATGTGGCTTCAAGCTGCACCCAGACGAGGATGACCAGAGCAAGAGCTTCCTCTTAAGGGAGGGGGTTCAAAACTTCACAGTGGAGGGAGACGGGAACATGGAGTGGTCGGAACCCTGCACGGAGACGAGCCTGGAGTCCTCGACGGTGCCACTGACGACCCTGCTCGGAGACAATCATGGAGTTCTCGACGGCGGCATTGACGATAGTGATGAGGGGCTCGAGCTGTGGGTGCTGGTCCTGATCGCTGCCGGGGTGGTGGCCATTGTGACCGCAATCTGTGTCCTTATATGGTGGAAGGTCTGCAGGGCTAACCGATACAAGTTAGTAAGAACAGCATCAGAACGTGAGGCTGCAAGGATCAGAAGGTCTATGTCAGGCAGGTCCTGTGAAACTAACCTCACCTAA